Proteins encoded together in one Coffea arabica cultivar ET-39 chromosome 2c, Coffea Arabica ET-39 HiFi, whole genome shotgun sequence window:
- the LOC140004109 gene encoding protein BASIC PENTACYSTEINE4-like: protein MDDGGQRESRRQRTDYYKGAHSPWNGIPHYQIKEQNAFFMNTKINMLLAERDAAIEERDRALSEKRAALDERDSAIQQRDTAISERDHALRERDNAIAALQFQESTMNGALGCGTQHGMKRFNQHRSPHANSAQSANKTREGPITEAFPITAISSEAARSHQAKRTKVNNVIPAKSKSAKKAKVGEDLNRHVTTDGSKAEWDAQDLSSLNQISFDETRMPIPVCTCTGVARQCYKWGNGGWQSSCCTTSLSVYPLPQIPNKRHARMGGRKMSGSVFSRLLTRLAAGGHDLSIALDLKNYWAKHGTNRYITIK, encoded by the exons ATGGATGATGGTGGGCAAAGAGAAAGCAGGAGACAGAGGACAGATTACTACAAAGGGGCTCACTCTCCG TGGAATGGAATCCCGCATTATCAGATTAAGGAACAAAATGCTTTCTTTATGAATACAAAGATCAACATGCTGTTAGCTGAAAGGGATGCTGCAATTGAAGAGAGGGATAGGGCACTGTCTGAAAAGAGGGCAGCGTTAGATGAGCGGGATTCAGCAATCCAGCAGCGAGACACGGCTATTAGTGAGCGTGACCATGCCCTACGAGAACGTGACAATGCCATTGCTGCCCTCCAGTTTCAAGAAAGTACTATGAATGGTGCATTAGGTTGTGGCACTCAGCATGGAATGAAGCGCTTCAACCAGCATAGAAGTCCTCATGCCAATAGTGCTCAATCTGCCAACAAGACAAGGGAAGGGCCCATTACCGAAGCCTTTCCTATAACAGCAATTTCATCTGAAGCTGCCAGGTCGCACCAAGCAAAACGAACAAAAGTGAACAATGTAATCCCAGCAAAGTCAAAGTCAGCTAAGAAGGCTAAGGTCGGTGAGGATCTGAATAGACATGTCACAACTGATGGGTCAAAGGCTGAGTGGGATGCTCAGGATCTTAGTTCTCTCAACCAGATAAGTTTTGATGAGACTCGAATGCCAATACCTGTTTGCACGTGTACTGGTGTAGCCAGGCAGTGTTACAAATGGGGAAATGGGGGCTGGCAGTCATCTTGTTGCACAACCTCCTTATCAGTGTATCCACTTCCGCAAATACCAAACAAACGGCATGCTCGGATGGGTGGGAGGAAGATGAGTGGAAGCGTTTTTAGTCGGTTGCTTACTAGACTAGCAGCAGGTGGTCATGATCTGTCAATTGCTCTTGATCTTAAAAACTACTGGGCTAAGCATGGTACAAATCGCTACATTACAATTAAATGA